A DNA window from Iodobacter ciconiae contains the following coding sequences:
- the xseA gene encoding exodeoxyribonuclease VII large subunit encodes MSLSSTNSVILTVTELNRRAKTLLESSFPLLWVAGEISNFKRYDSGHCYFSLKDGNAQVRCVMFRNKAALINFQPREGMQLEARALVSLYEARGDFQLTIEALRPAGLGALFAAYEKLKQKLESEGLFASEHKKTLPVFPQAVGIITSPAAAALSDVIAALKRRMPGLPIILYPCPVQGLDAAPQIASAIKKASTRKEVDVLILCRGGGSLEDLWAFNEEVVARAIATCTIPIVSGVGHETDFSIADFVADVRAATPTAAAELVSPNRSEWQTKLARQQSLLHRAAERQLQSKMQSLDVLSRRLQHPGERLRQQKSHLQALSHRLHLAPIRVLEKNNYRLKQLSQSLNHLKPSPERQQAHLQRLSHQFLQAMPRLLEQRKQKLAMLAARLEPWNPQTVLARGYALVSRPDGQLVRHGAQLSHGEPLSLQFVDSAVDVRVTKDLGTQGTLEI; translated from the coding sequence ATGAGTTTGTCAAGTACAAATAGCGTCATTTTAACCGTCACAGAACTCAACCGCCGCGCCAAAACTCTACTGGAAAGTAGTTTTCCTTTGTTGTGGGTGGCAGGTGAAATTTCAAACTTCAAACGCTATGACTCTGGGCATTGTTACTTCAGCTTAAAAGATGGAAATGCCCAGGTAAGATGCGTGATGTTTAGAAACAAAGCTGCCTTAATCAATTTCCAGCCTCGTGAAGGGATGCAACTTGAAGCACGTGCGCTGGTTTCCCTATATGAGGCACGGGGTGACTTCCAACTGACCATTGAAGCACTACGACCAGCAGGGCTGGGCGCACTTTTTGCCGCCTACGAAAAACTCAAACAAAAACTGGAAAGTGAGGGTTTATTTGCAAGCGAGCATAAAAAAACACTCCCCGTTTTTCCGCAAGCAGTGGGTATTATCACCTCCCCCGCCGCCGCCGCACTTTCTGATGTAATCGCAGCACTAAAGCGCCGTATGCCCGGCCTGCCCATCATCCTTTATCCCTGCCCCGTGCAAGGGCTGGACGCCGCACCACAAATTGCCAGTGCCATCAAAAAAGCAAGCACGCGAAAAGAAGTCGATGTTCTTATCCTGTGCCGCGGAGGCGGAAGCCTGGAAGATTTATGGGCTTTCAATGAAGAAGTTGTTGCCCGTGCAATTGCAACCTGCACAATTCCCATCGTAAGTGGTGTAGGCCATGAAACCGACTTTAGCATTGCCGATTTTGTTGCTGACGTACGGGCTGCCACCCCCACTGCAGCAGCAGAATTGGTCAGCCCCAACCGTAGCGAATGGCAAACCAAACTTGCGCGCCAGCAAAGCCTTTTGCATCGGGCCGCTGAGCGCCAGCTACAAAGCAAGATGCAAAGCCTGGACGTCCTATCAAGACGTTTACAACATCCCGGAGAACGCTTACGCCAGCAAAAAAGTCACTTGCAAGCGCTAAGCCATCGCTTACATCTGGCACCGATTCGGGTACTGGAAAAAAACAATTACCGCCTTAAGCAGCTCTCACAAAGCCTGAATCATCTAAAACCAAGCCCCGAACGCCAGCAAGCACACTTGCAACGCCTATCCCATCAGTTTTTGCAGGCCATGCCCCGGCTGCTGGAACAACGCAAACAAAAACTGGCCATGCTGGCAGCCCGGCTTGAGCCATGGAACCCGCAAACCGTATTAGCCCGCGGTTACGCGCTTGTAAGCCGCCCTGATGGCCAGCTTGTCCGCCACGGGGCACAGCTCAGCCATGGCGAACCGCTATCACTGCAATTTGTAGATAGCGCCGTCGACGTTCGCGTAACTAAAGACTTGGGTACACAGGGAACGCTAGAAATTTAA
- a CDS encoding MotA/TolQ/ExbB proton channel family protein, whose amino-acid sequence MLAIIEAAGWPIWLIIAASIATVTIIIERMLTLRQSQILPKGLLASVVQEYRSRGVSAEMLAKLSSSSPLGRVLSAGLKNVRSSREIMKESIEEVGSSVSHELERYLPMLGTLAAVTPLLGLFGTVIGMIEIFGSQAPTGAANPAALAHGISVALYNTAFGIIVAVPALIFYRFFRSKVDSYLVEMEQQAVKLVEIVHGDRN is encoded by the coding sequence ATGCTTGCTATTATTGAAGCGGCCGGCTGGCCGATCTGGCTGATTATTGCCGCTTCTATTGCCACCGTTACCATCATCATCGAGCGCATGTTAACACTGCGTCAAAGTCAGATCCTGCCAAAAGGTTTGCTGGCGAGTGTTGTACAAGAGTATCGCAGTCGTGGTGTCAGCGCAGAAATGCTGGCGAAGCTTTCAAGTAGCAGTCCTTTGGGGCGTGTATTGTCAGCCGGTTTGAAAAATGTGCGCAGTTCTCGTGAAATTATGAAAGAGTCCATTGAAGAAGTAGGCAGCTCGGTTTCACACGAGCTGGAGCGCTATTTACCGATGTTGGGCACGTTAGCTGCTGTAACACCCCTGTTGGGTCTGTTTGGTACTGTGATCGGTATGATCGAAATTTTTGGCTCGCAAGCGCCAACAGGTGCTGCTAATCCCGCTGCTTTGGCGCATGGTATTTCCGTTGCTCTTTACAATACAGCCTTCGGGATTATAGTGGCTGTGCCTGCCTTGATTTTCTACCGATTTTTCCGCTCGAAAGTTGATAGCTACCTGGTCGAAATGGAGCAGCAGGCCGTGAAGCTGGTTGAAATTGTGCACGGTGATCGAAATTAA
- a CDS encoding ExbD/TolR family protein — protein MNFRKGRNREEPEINFVPLIDVLLVILIFLMATTTYSKFAELKITLPTADAEKTAENQPKPINVAISANGQYSVNGNAATFSTADDFALLLRRAAGETQDPMVIVNADAQSAHQSVVNVMEAARLAGYGKLTFATQTNAK, from the coding sequence ATGAATTTTCGTAAAGGCCGTAACCGGGAAGAGCCAGAAATTAACTTTGTGCCGTTGATTGACGTGCTGTTGGTTATTCTGATTTTTTTGATGGCCACGACAACGTATTCCAAGTTTGCCGAGTTGAAAATTACCCTGCCAACTGCTGATGCTGAGAAAACTGCAGAGAATCAGCCTAAGCCAATCAACGTGGCTATCTCGGCAAATGGTCAGTATAGCGTTAATGGTAATGCGGCTACATTTAGTACGGCAGATGATTTTGCCCTGCTGCTTCGTCGTGCCGCAGGCGAAACGCAGGACCCGATGGTCATCGTTAATGCTGATGCACAAAGTGCTCATCAGAGTGTGGTTAATGTGATGGAGGCTGCGCGCCTGGCCGGCTATGGCAAGCTGACCTTTGCTACGCAAACGAATGCCAAGTAA
- the lpxK gene encoding tetraacyldisaccharide 4'-kinase: MLIDRIWYTSRHPLAFLLRPLAWLFAGLSTLRRALFRSGLKESVRLPVPVVMIGNITAGGTGKTPLTLYLTRQLQLLGYRPGIVSRGYGGKALQPFCVMSDSDPGFCGDEPILLARSGVPVYVCKDRAAAGLALLSACPDVDILLCDDGLQHYRLQRDIELCVIDGERGFGNGALIPAGPLREPVSRLNTVDAVIVNGRDDSVNHPFLFQMSLQPGFFYSPVNADRLEWQGLRVAAVCGIGNPERFFTTLHALGLVFSRHAFADHHVFSAADLPDADIIVVTEKDAVKLAVLADVRIWVLPVSAALAPDLAAWLDAKITEL; the protein is encoded by the coding sequence ATGTTAATTGATCGGATTTGGTATACGTCCCGCCACCCCCTGGCTTTTTTGCTTAGACCGCTGGCCTGGCTTTTTGCCGGTTTGAGCACGCTTAGGCGTGCTTTGTTTCGTTCGGGCCTAAAAGAAAGTGTGCGCCTGCCTGTTCCGGTGGTTATGATTGGCAATATAACAGCGGGCGGGACAGGTAAAACGCCGCTTACGCTTTATTTGACCAGGCAATTGCAATTACTTGGCTATCGTCCCGGTATTGTGTCTCGTGGTTATGGTGGTAAGGCACTGCAGCCATTTTGTGTCATGAGCGATAGCGACCCCGGTTTTTGTGGAGACGAGCCTATTTTGCTCGCTCGCTCGGGTGTGCCTGTGTATGTATGTAAAGATCGCGCAGCAGCAGGCCTGGCTCTGCTGTCTGCATGTCCTGATGTGGATATCTTGCTCTGTGATGATGGGCTGCAGCACTATCGTTTACAGCGTGATATAGAGCTATGTGTGATTGATGGTGAGCGTGGCTTTGGTAATGGTGCTTTGATTCCTGCAGGGCCGTTGCGCGAGCCTGTATCCAGGCTAAACACCGTTGATGCGGTGATTGTGAATGGCCGTGATGATTCGGTAAACCACCCATTTTTATTTCAAATGTCCTTACAGCCCGGTTTTTTTTATTCACCGGTGAATGCCGATCGGCTTGAGTGGCAAGGTTTGCGGGTGGCTGCTGTCTGTGGTATTGGTAACCCGGAGCGTTTTTTTACCACTCTTCATGCTTTGGGTTTAGTGTTTAGCAGGCATGCTTTTGCTGACCATCATGTGTTTAGTGCCGCCGATTTGCCTGATGCTGACATTATTGTGGTGACTGAAAAAGATGCGGTAAAACTCGCTGTGCTCGCAGATGTTAGAATATGGGTTTTGCCCGTAAGTGCGGCACTGGCACCTGATCTGGCTGCGTGGCTGGATGCCAAAATAACTGAGCTTTAG
- a CDS encoding Trm112 family protein — translation MDTKLLEILVCPACKGPLVYEKSAQELICKVDRLAFAIKDGIPVMLQTEARELDSAEEVQ, via the coding sequence ATGGATACAAAGTTATTGGAAATTCTAGTGTGCCCGGCTTGTAAGGGGCCACTGGTTTATGAAAAAAGCGCCCAAGAGCTGATTTGTAAAGTAGATCGCTTGGCTTTTGCCATTAAAGATGGCATTCCTGTCATGTTGCAGACAGAGGCTCGTGAACTTGATTCTGCGGAAGAAGTGCAGTGA
- the kdsB gene encoding 3-deoxy-manno-octulosonate cytidylyltransferase: MSFVALIPARLKSTRLPNKPLADIGGKPMIVRVIEQALKSSANQVCVATDDEQIKSVVEAAGYAAILTRSNHPSGTDRLAEAVEHLGLPDDAIVVNVQGDEPLIDPSLIDAVAAKLIADRSLSMSTACHAISDQADFLNSNVVKVVLDAKQRAMYFSRAAIPWPRDAFMQDQSALPAGLIALRHIGIYGYRAEFLRTYQKLSPSCIESIEALEQLRVLWHGYTIGVHTSADVPLAGVDTPEDLARVRDAFARLTKI, from the coding sequence GTGAGTTTCGTAGCGCTTATTCCTGCGCGGCTTAAATCTACCCGTTTGCCGAATAAGCCTCTGGCTGATATTGGTGGTAAGCCGATGATTGTACGGGTGATTGAACAAGCGCTTAAATCTTCGGCGAACCAGGTTTGCGTTGCCACTGATGATGAGCAGATCAAGTCTGTGGTAGAGGCCGCTGGCTATGCTGCTATTTTAACGCGTAGCAATCATCCTAGCGGAACGGATCGCCTGGCCGAGGCAGTTGAGCATTTGGGTCTGCCTGATGATGCGATAGTTGTGAATGTGCAAGGTGATGAGCCGCTGATTGACCCCTCTTTGATCGATGCCGTGGCAGCTAAACTTATTGCTGACCGCAGTCTGTCCATGTCGACGGCTTGCCATGCCATTAGCGATCAAGCTGATTTTCTGAATTCGAATGTTGTGAAAGTGGTCTTAGATGCAAAGCAGCGGGCTATGTATTTTAGCCGTGCTGCTATTCCCTGGCCCCGTGATGCTTTCATGCAGGATCAATCTGCTTTACCTGCTGGGCTTATAGCATTACGCCATATTGGTATTTATGGCTATCGTGCAGAGTTTTTACGTACTTACCAAAAACTGTCGCCATCTTGCATCGAATCTATCGAAGCACTGGAACAACTGCGTGTGCTGTGGCATGGTTACACCATTGGTGTACATACTTCAGCTGATGTTCCACTCGCGGGTGTCGATACCCCCGAAGATCTGGCGCGTGTACGTGATGCTTTTGCCCGCTTAACCAAAATCTAA
- the adk gene encoding adenylate kinase, translating to MRLILLGAPGAGKGTQATYIKEKYNIPQISTGDMLRAAVKAGTPLGLEAKSIMDAGGLVRDDIIIGLVKERITHADCANGFLFDGFPRTVPQADAMKEAGVVIDYVVEIDVPDEAIVDRMAGRRVHMASGRTYHVKFNPPKVEGVDDITGEALIQRADDEEETVKKRLSVYHEQTEVLVGYYGEMAANGDATAPKYVKVNGVGQVEAIRDQLFAALGE from the coding sequence ATGAGATTAATTCTTCTGGGTGCACCAGGCGCCGGTAAGGGCACGCAAGCAACTTACATCAAAGAAAAATACAATATCCCACAAATTTCTACCGGTGATATGCTGCGTGCCGCTGTAAAAGCAGGCACTCCGCTGGGTCTGGAAGCAAAATCCATCATGGATGCAGGTGGTTTGGTACGTGATGACATCATTATTGGTTTGGTGAAAGAGCGTATTACTCATGCTGATTGTGCTAATGGCTTCTTGTTTGATGGTTTTCCACGCACGGTGCCACAAGCAGATGCGATGAAGGAAGCTGGCGTAGTCATTGATTATGTTGTAGAGATCGATGTGCCCGATGAAGCGATTGTAGATCGTATGGCTGGCCGTCGTGTACATATGGCTTCAGGTCGTACTTACCATGTAAAATTCAACCCGCCTAAGGTTGAAGGGGTAGACGATATAACAGGAGAGGCACTGATTCAACGTGCTGATGATGAAGAAGAAACTGTTAAAAAGCGTTTATCGGTTTATCACGAGCAAACTGAAGTACTGGTTGGTTATTATGGTGAAATGGCTGCAAACGGTGATGCAACTGCACCTAAATACGTTAAAGTTAATGGTGTAGGGCAAGTTGAAGCCATTCGTGATCAGCTCTTTGCTGCTCTGGGTGAGTGA
- a CDS encoding IS481 family transposase, giving the protein MANLNQNFIKHKIGLLNLATELGNVSKVCKMMGLSRDTFYRYQHAVEDGGVEALFDSNRRKPNPKNRVDEAIESAVIAYATEQPAHGQVRTSNELRLRGVFVSASGVRSIWLRHDLASFKQRLQALEKQVAEQQIILSEAQVAALERKQDDDVAQGEIDTAHPGYLGSQDMFYVGTIKGVGRIYQQTFVDTYSKVAFAKLYTTKTPITAADLLHDRVLPFFAEQEMGMLRILTDCGTEYCGKAETHDYQLYLAINEIEHTKTKVRHPQTSGICERVHKTILQEFYQVPFRRKLYQSLDELQTDLDAWPDYYNHQRTHQGEMCCGRTPLQTLLEGKSLWKEKVDNLN; this is encoded by the coding sequence ATGGCTAATCTAAACCAAAACTTCATCAAGCACAAAATCGGCCTGCTTAATCTCGCTACCGAACTGGGCAACGTATCCAAAGTCTGCAAAATGATGGGACTGTCGCGCGATACCTTTTATCGCTATCAACATGCGGTTGAAGACGGTGGCGTCGAAGCACTCTTCGACTCCAATCGCCGCAAACCCAATCCCAAGAACCGAGTCGATGAGGCAATAGAATCCGCCGTCATTGCCTATGCCACTGAGCAACCCGCCCATGGACAAGTACGCACCAGCAACGAACTGCGGTTGCGCGGTGTTTTTGTCTCTGCCTCTGGTGTGCGTTCAATTTGGCTCAGACATGATTTGGCGTCGTTCAAACAGCGGTTGCAGGCACTGGAGAAGCAGGTTGCCGAACAGCAAATCATACTGAGTGAGGCTCAAGTTGCGGCACTGGAGCGCAAGCAGGATGACGATGTCGCACAGGGTGAAATTGACACGGCTCATCCTGGTTATTTGGGCTCGCAAGACATGTTTTATGTCGGTACGATCAAAGGTGTGGGGCGCATTTACCAACAAACCTTTGTCGATACCTATAGCAAAGTGGCCTTTGCCAAGCTGTATACGACTAAGACGCCAATCACAGCGGCTGATTTACTCCATGACCGGGTACTGCCGTTCTTTGCCGAACAAGAAATGGGGATGCTGCGCATTCTGACCGACTGTGGCACGGAGTATTGCGGCAAAGCCGAAACACATGATTACCAGCTGTATTTGGCTATCAATGAGATTGAGCACACCAAAACTAAAGTGCGGCATCCACAAACGAGCGGCATTTGCGAGCGCGTCCATAAAACGATTCTGCAAGAGTTTTACCAAGTGCCCTTCAGGCGTAAGCTGTATCAGTCACTGGACGAGCTGCAAACGGATCTGGACGCATGGCCGGACTACTACAACCACCAACGTACGCATCAAGGGGAAATGTGCTGCGGCAGGACACCGCTGCAGACGTTGTTAGAAGGCAAATCGCTCTGGAAGGAGAAGGTCGACAATCTAAACTGA
- a CDS encoding EAL and HDOD domain-containing protein, which yields MTQDHAFIGRQPILNRQQEIIGYELLFRLNKEAITANFSSDMQAGTNVLVNTLSNMGTDWLVGNKLAFINVAESMLESNFLELLHPERVILEVVETTEATPQLLSRLQNLKDLGFSIALDDFVLTPQTAPFLEFADYIKLDIQLLGMTQVPALSKELRCSKALQVAEKVETKEEFKHCMELGFECFQGYYFAHPETLAAKVINPSYANILNLLNMLRNNAELKDIENALKRDVALSFKLLRYINSVGFGLSCEIQSFRHAVTILGYQKLYRWLTLLLVTAGADNSSPPALLKTAITRGRLVELLGAHLLDGQDRDNLFIVGVFSLLDVLLDMPMERILETLILPENVSDALMTRTGIYGPFLALAEACEDPDMSEVPFLCEQLHLTPDMLNRSHVQALKWVEDLGV from the coding sequence ATGACGCAAGACCACGCATTTATCGGCAGACAACCCATCCTTAACCGCCAGCAAGAAATTATTGGCTACGAGCTATTATTTCGACTCAATAAAGAAGCAATCACCGCTAATTTCTCCAGTGATATGCAAGCTGGCACCAATGTACTGGTCAATACCCTAAGCAATATGGGAACAGATTGGCTGGTTGGTAATAAACTGGCCTTTATTAACGTTGCAGAATCCATGCTCGAAAGTAATTTTCTTGAGCTACTTCACCCAGAGCGCGTTATTTTAGAAGTAGTTGAAACTACTGAAGCCACGCCACAATTACTTTCACGCCTGCAAAACCTTAAAGACCTTGGCTTTTCAATTGCACTTGATGACTTTGTTCTCACTCCGCAAACAGCACCTTTTCTTGAATTTGCTGATTATATCAAGCTTGATATTCAGCTATTAGGTATGACTCAGGTCCCGGCCCTATCTAAAGAATTACGTTGTTCCAAAGCACTGCAGGTTGCAGAAAAAGTAGAAACAAAAGAAGAATTCAAACACTGCATGGAATTGGGCTTTGAATGCTTCCAGGGCTATTACTTCGCCCACCCGGAAACACTTGCCGCAAAAGTCATTAATCCAAGCTACGCCAATATTCTAAATTTATTGAATATGCTGCGTAACAATGCCGAATTAAAAGATATAGAAAACGCCCTCAAACGAGACGTAGCTTTATCATTCAAATTACTGCGTTACATTAACTCAGTTGGATTTGGCCTATCGTGCGAGATTCAGTCTTTCCGCCATGCCGTCACAATACTGGGTTATCAAAAACTTTATCGCTGGCTCACCCTGCTATTAGTAACTGCCGGTGCGGATAACAGCTCACCTCCCGCATTACTTAAAACGGCAATTACTCGTGGCCGCTTAGTTGAGTTACTCGGTGCCCATTTGCTTGATGGGCAAGACAGGGACAACCTCTTTATTGTTGGTGTATTTTCCTTACTGGATGTATTGCTTGATATGCCAATGGAAAGAATCTTGGAAACACTGATTCTGCCTGAAAATGTTAGCGATGCGCTCATGACCAGAACAGGGATTTACGGGCCATTTCTAGCCCTTGCTGAGGCCTGCGAAGATCCAGACATGTCAGAGGTTCCCTTCCTTTGTGAGCAGCTGCATCTTACCCCGGATATGCTGAACCGCTCCCATGTGCAAGCACTTAAATGGGTTGAGGATTTAGGCGTATAA
- a CDS encoding chemotaxis protein CheA has protein sequence MNATFGEAKMSTDFGGMEDLLQDFLTEASELLSEVDNKLVELEKRPNDKNLLNDIFRGFHTIKGGAGFLNVDAMVRLCHRTENLFDKLRTLELVLTPEIMDTIMAATGVVRDMFGALAKGALPNNAPEELIAALDAVLEGRPLETAVTTTPTPAAPAAVVQHAAEGPDWNNLYNALLGQETLPGAAIAAPVNVIQHEPAAMEQVVSDPMNSLKPAPVAKTAVAPAAAPQQQAATAPQEATIRIDTVRLDQVLNLSGEIGLTKNRLTTLRTDIMAGKMDGNTLKAMDEAISQLDLLVGDLQNAVMKTRMQPIGRLFQKYPRLARDLARQLGKDVELVISGEETELDKTMLEDLNDPLVHLVRNAVDHGIETMEDRKTSGKPAKAIVELSATQVGDHILISITDDGRGMRPDVIRKKAVEKGLIDIETANSLDDKQSLQLIFMPGFSTKDQVSSVSGRGVGMDVVKTNIQRLNGRIDIQSIVGEGSRFTISLPLTLAILPVLVVRVCGQPFAVPLAMVREIIPIRHEQIQEVSGRATIVVRDEILSVRSLASLLGWDEVQLPQFGVLMQSAEHSFILAVDSFIGRDDVVIKPLQNIRPKGVAGATLSGDGSVVLVLDMEDLLGAVDADNAAIRTSRFLEKTL, from the coding sequence ATGAACGCAACCTTTGGGGAAGCGAAGATGAGCACTGACTTTGGCGGCATGGAAGATCTGCTGCAAGATTTTTTAACAGAAGCGTCTGAGCTCCTGTCAGAAGTCGACAACAAGCTAGTTGAGCTTGAAAAACGGCCTAATGATAAAAATCTTCTGAATGATATTTTCAGAGGCTTTCACACCATTAAGGGCGGTGCTGGCTTTTTAAATGTTGACGCAATGGTTCGCCTTTGCCACCGGACAGAAAACCTGTTTGACAAACTCCGCACTCTGGAGCTCGTCCTTACGCCGGAAATCATGGACACCATCATGGCCGCCACTGGTGTGGTTCGGGACATGTTTGGAGCTCTGGCAAAGGGCGCCCTGCCTAATAATGCCCCTGAAGAGCTAATTGCAGCCCTCGATGCTGTACTTGAGGGGCGACCTCTGGAAACAGCAGTAACGACGACTCCAACCCCAGCAGCCCCAGCAGCTGTCGTTCAGCATGCTGCAGAAGGCCCTGACTGGAACAACCTTTATAATGCCTTACTTGGCCAAGAAACCCTCCCTGGAGCAGCCATTGCTGCGCCTGTTAATGTCATACAGCATGAGCCTGCAGCCATGGAACAAGTTGTTTCTGACCCAATGAATAGCCTGAAACCCGCTCCTGTCGCCAAAACTGCAGTGGCCCCCGCAGCGGCGCCTCAACAACAAGCAGCTACTGCACCACAAGAAGCAACGATCCGCATTGATACCGTGCGACTGGATCAAGTACTCAATCTGTCTGGTGAAATTGGCCTAACCAAAAACCGCCTAACCACACTGCGCACCGATATCATGGCGGGCAAAATGGATGGCAACACCCTCAAAGCGATGGATGAGGCCATCAGCCAGCTTGATCTGCTTGTAGGCGATTTACAAAATGCGGTGATGAAGACCCGCATGCAACCCATCGGGCGCCTCTTCCAGAAATATCCCCGTTTGGCACGCGATTTGGCACGGCAACTGGGCAAAGATGTTGAACTGGTTATTTCGGGTGAAGAAACTGAACTTGATAAAACCATGCTTGAAGATTTAAACGATCCACTGGTTCACTTGGTTCGCAATGCAGTCGATCATGGCATAGAAACCATGGAAGATCGCAAGACCAGTGGAAAGCCAGCAAAAGCTATTGTTGAATTGTCCGCCACCCAGGTAGGCGATCATATTCTGATTTCAATTACTGACGATGGCCGTGGCATGCGCCCGGATGTGATCCGCAAAAAAGCCGTCGAAAAAGGCTTGATTGATATTGAAACCGCCAACAGTCTGGATGATAAACAAAGCCTGCAACTGATCTTTATGCCCGGTTTCTCGACTAAAGACCAAGTTTCCAGCGTCTCCGGCCGAGGGGTGGGGATGGATGTTGTGAAAACCAATATCCAGCGCCTAAATGGACGCATTGATATCCAGTCAATTGTCGGCGAGGGCTCACGCTTTACCATTTCTCTACCCCTCACACTGGCCATTCTCCCCGTGCTTGTAGTACGCGTGTGTGGTCAGCCTTTTGCTGTGCCACTTGCCATGGTGCGGGAAATCATCCCGATTCGCCATGAGCAAATTCAAGAGGTATCTGGGCGTGCTACGATTGTTGTACGCGATGAAATTCTGTCTGTCCGCTCTTTAGCCAGCCTGCTTGGTTGGGACGAAGTACAACTTCCTCAATTTGGTGTTCTGATGCAATCCGCAGAGCATTCATTTATTCTGGCCGTAGATAGCTTTATTGGCCGGGACGATGTAGTCATCAAACCACTACAAAACATTCGCCCCAAAGGTGTTGCGGGTGCAACGCTATCTGGTGACGGCTCTGTTGTGCTTGTGCTCGATATGGAAGACTTGTTGGGGGCTGTCGATGCAGACAACGCGGCTATCCGCACTTCTCGTTTCCTTGAAAAAACGCTTTAA
- the cheZ gene encoding protein phosphatase CheZ produces MNDHALNSGDSADLEALFDSIAHSSQDSEPTEPVLAAAAPVATSAAPALTAEELNDPARAMFAHIGHLTRKLHDTLKELGLDKSLEKAANDIPDARDRLSYIATLTEQAADRTLNALDAAKPIQDKISDDAKALGGQWDKLLANQLSVDEFKALVEKTRTHLNETVVGSDQIGSKMLEIMMAQDFQDLTGQVIKKVLDMSKQMEAHLMDFLLMFSPQGSVKIEGLRPDEESSLLNGPVINPEGRTDIVTNQGQVDDLLESLGF; encoded by the coding sequence GTGAACGATCATGCACTAAATAGCGGAGATTCCGCGGACCTAGAAGCACTTTTCGATAGCATCGCTCATTCCAGCCAGGATAGTGAACCCACGGAGCCTGTGCTGGCTGCTGCTGCTCCTGTCGCAACCAGTGCTGCGCCTGCGCTGACTGCTGAAGAGCTCAATGATCCTGCCCGTGCAATGTTTGCACATATCGGGCACTTAACTCGAAAACTACATGACACACTCAAAGAACTCGGACTGGATAAATCACTAGAAAAAGCGGCGAATGATATACCCGATGCACGTGACCGCCTTTCCTACATCGCCACACTGACTGAACAAGCTGCAGATCGCACACTCAATGCTCTAGATGCTGCAAAACCTATACAGGATAAGATCAGCGACGACGCAAAAGCGCTGGGCGGACAGTGGGATAAGCTCTTAGCCAACCAGCTCTCCGTAGATGAGTTCAAAGCTCTAGTTGAAAAAACCCGCACACATTTAAATGAAACAGTTGTAGGTTCCGATCAGATCGGTAGCAAAATGCTGGAAATCATGATGGCTCAGGACTTCCAGGATCTAACTGGACAAGTCATCAAAAAAGTACTGGATATGTCCAAGCAAATGGAAGCTCATCTGATGGACTTCTTACTCATGTTTTCCCCTCAGGGTAGCGTAAAAATAGAAGGGCTCAGGCCGGATGAAGAATCGTCCCTTCTCAACGGCCCAGTTATCAACCCTGAAGGCCGGACAGACATCGTTACAAATCAGGGACAGGTTGATGATTTACTTGAAAGTCTAGGTTTCTAA
- the cheY gene encoding chemotaxis response regulator CheY has protein sequence MADSNLRILVVDDFSTMRRIVRNLLKELGFSNVDEAEDGQVALHKLKNGSFEFVVTDWNMPNMTGIELLRAIRADAQLKHLPVMMVTAEAKKENIIEAATAGANGYIVKPFTAATLDEKLKKVFTNMSK, from the coding sequence ATGGCAGATAGTAACCTGCGTATTTTAGTAGTGGATGATTTTTCCACAATGCGCCGTATTGTGCGTAACCTTTTAAAAGAGCTAGGCTTTTCCAATGTTGACGAGGCCGAAGATGGGCAAGTTGCCTTGCATAAACTGAAAAATGGCTCTTTCGAATTTGTGGTTACAGACTGGAATATGCCAAATATGACAGGCATTGAACTGTTGCGCGCAATTCGTGCTGATGCACAGCTCAAGCACTTGCCCGTAATGATGGTGACAGCAGAAGCGAAAAAAGAAAATATCATCGAAGCGGCTACGGCAGGCGCCAACGGATACATAGTAAAACCATTCACAGCGGCTACATTGGATGAAAAACTGAAGAAAGTTTTCACCAATATGAGCAAGTAG